The following proteins come from a genomic window of Candidatus Binatia bacterium:
- a CDS encoding NAD(P)H-hydrate dehydratase: protein MDGSSDASPVSEEDLMETAGQAVAARLVAGRAVEGATVLVLCGPGNNGGDGFVIARSLRDAGVEVEVLSFASPSRYAGAAAIKREAWLEGGGSIASIRVDSDLAESFDPALARASLVVDGLLGTGVKRPVEGVMAAAIDRLNMVSREDDRTLAVVAVDLPSGLDADSGAVWGVAVHAGHTLCLGAVKRGLVGRAAEPYTGRLELLEIGLSDAAWTAHGAELRWNDPDEVRELLPRRSLDEHKGRAGHVLVVGSSATYPGAGILCARGALRGGAGLVSLAMPSGFVPAAVSALPEAMPFARDSFSDLQWRDRLSRVAAVVCGPGMGTAPDERQICRWLLHHARRPLVVDADALNFMGVMDRTRFAEDREVVLTPHPGEMARLCGVSVAEIQADREAYAGWLAARSGAVVVLKGAGSLVADPGGALYLNTTGGPLLASGGTGDVLAGLIGALMAQGLDALSAARSAVFLHGLAGDRLGDWLGDAGLLATDLADSLPRARAELLGTAAAPRSLK, encoded by the coding sequence ATGGACGGTTCTTCCGATGCGAGCCCCGTCTCGGAAGAGGATCTGATGGAAACGGCGGGCCAGGCCGTAGCGGCGCGGCTCGTTGCAGGTCGCGCCGTGGAGGGCGCCACGGTTCTCGTGCTCTGCGGGCCCGGGAATAATGGTGGTGATGGATTCGTTATCGCACGCAGCCTGCGGGACGCCGGTGTCGAGGTCGAAGTACTCTCTTTCGCGTCGCCATCGCGATATGCCGGAGCCGCGGCGATCAAACGAGAGGCCTGGCTTGAGGGCGGTGGGTCGATCGCTTCCATCCGGGTGGATTCCGACCTTGCCGAATCCTTTGACCCTGCGCTCGCAAGAGCTTCATTGGTTGTGGACGGTCTTCTCGGTACGGGCGTGAAGCGCCCGGTGGAGGGCGTGATGGCTGCGGCGATCGACCGGCTGAATATGGTTTCTCGGGAAGACGATCGAACGCTGGCGGTTGTGGCGGTGGACCTTCCCTCGGGGCTGGACGCCGACAGCGGTGCTGTTTGGGGCGTGGCGGTCCATGCCGGCCATACTCTCTGTCTGGGGGCCGTGAAGCGTGGCTTGGTCGGTCGTGCCGCAGAACCATATACAGGCCGATTGGAATTGCTCGAGATCGGATTGAGCGATGCGGCGTGGACCGCCCATGGCGCGGAATTGCGCTGGAATGATCCCGATGAAGTTCGGGAGTTGCTGCCCCGTCGTTCGCTCGACGAGCATAAGGGTCGGGCGGGGCACGTACTGGTAGTCGGCAGCAGTGCCACATACCCGGGGGCTGGAATTCTCTGCGCACGAGGTGCCCTGCGGGGCGGTGCTGGGTTGGTCAGCCTGGCAATGCCTTCAGGCTTTGTCCCGGCAGCGGTATCGGCGCTACCGGAGGCGATGCCATTTGCTCGCGATTCGTTTTCCGATCTCCAGTGGCGCGATCGGCTGTCTCGAGTGGCGGCAGTTGTATGCGGCCCCGGGATGGGGACCGCGCCGGACGAACGACAGATTTGTCGCTGGCTCTTGCATCATGCTCGTCGTCCGCTGGTCGTTGACGCCGATGCGCTGAACTTCATGGGGGTCATGGATCGAACGCGGTTTGCGGAGGACCGGGAGGTGGTCCTCACGCCGCATCCGGGCGAAATGGCGAGGCTCTGCGGAGTTTCGGTGGCCGAGATTCAAGCAGATCGAGAAGCGTATGCTGGATGGTTGGCGGCGCGTTCAGGGGCCGTGGTCGTTTTGAAGGGAGCGGGCTCCTTGGTGGCTGACCCGGGCGGGGCGCTTTATCTCAATACGACAGGAGGTCCGTTGCTGGCCTCGGGCGGAACCGGGGATGTTCTCGCGGGGTTGATTGGCGCCCTGATGGCGCAGGGGCTGGACGCCCTGTCAGCGGCCCGAAGTGCCGTCTTTTTGCACGGGCTTGCAGGCGATCGGCTCGGAGATTGGCTCGGCGACGCCGGTCTGTTGGCCACGGATCTGGCAGATAGCCTGCCGCGGGCACGGGCGGAGCTTTTGGGGACGGCGGCGGCCCCACGTTCGTTGAAATAG
- the glmM gene encoding phosphoglucosamine mutase, with product MSNDSPKRLFGTDGVRGVANTHPMTCEVALRLGRAIAHVFRRSARRHKVLIGKDTRLSGYMLEQALAAGVCSMGVDVVLVGPLPTPGIAFLTRSMRADAGVVISASHNPFQDNGIKFFAQDGFKLPDDVEDEIQGLVFEDTIDHLRPTAEAIGKAFRLEDALGRYNVFAKNSFPRQRTLDGMRIVVDAANGAGYRVAPEALEELGATVISIGCEPNGENINADCGALHPENLMARVVAEGADLGIALDGDADRCLLVDEKGELVDGDQILAIAARSWKNAGRLKNDAVVSTVMSNLGLEVFLREEGLQLLRTPVGDRYVVEEMVRGDYNLGGEQSGHIIFLEHNSTGDGLVSALGILAVMVESRQPLSELAGAMEHYPQVLLNIRVQERRDVTVLPLVASAIADVESTLGDQGRVLVRASGTEPLIRVMVEGQNEQEVQAHAESIASAVRDSEPDAG from the coding sequence ATGAGTAACGATTCCCCCAAACGATTATTTGGAACCGATGGTGTGCGCGGAGTGGCGAACACCCACCCGATGACCTGTGAGGTCGCCCTTCGGTTGGGTCGGGCGATTGCTCACGTGTTTCGACGCAGTGCTCGCCGCCACAAAGTGCTGATTGGCAAGGACACCCGACTCTCGGGCTATATGCTCGAGCAGGCTCTGGCCGCCGGCGTCTGTTCGATGGGGGTGGATGTTGTTTTGGTGGGTCCACTGCCCACCCCCGGAATTGCCTTTCTCACCCGCAGCATGCGGGCGGATGCCGGCGTTGTGATCTCGGCTTCGCACAACCCGTTTCAGGATAATGGAATCAAGTTCTTTGCACAGGACGGGTTTAAACTGCCCGACGACGTTGAAGACGAGATTCAGGGACTGGTGTTCGAGGATACGATCGATCACCTCCGCCCGACGGCCGAGGCGATTGGCAAGGCCTTTCGTCTTGAAGATGCGCTTGGTCGCTATAATGTCTTTGCGAAGAACTCATTCCCCCGACAACGAACCCTGGATGGTATGCGGATCGTCGTCGATGCGGCCAATGGAGCTGGTTATCGGGTTGCACCAGAGGCGCTCGAGGAGCTTGGCGCGACGGTGATCTCCATTGGTTGCGAACCCAACGGCGAGAATATCAATGCGGACTGCGGAGCCCTGCACCCCGAGAATTTGATGGCGCGAGTTGTCGCGGAAGGTGCAGATCTCGGTATCGCTCTCGACGGCGATGCCGACCGTTGTCTTCTGGTCGATGAAAAAGGCGAACTGGTCGATGGCGACCAGATTCTGGCGATCGCGGCGCGTTCCTGGAAAAATGCAGGTCGGCTCAAAAATGACGCAGTCGTGTCGACGGTGATGTCAAATCTCGGATTGGAAGTGTTTCTCCGGGAAGAAGGACTGCAGCTTCTGCGAACTCCGGTCGGTGATCGCTACGTTGTCGAGGAGATGGTCCGTGGGGACTACAACCTCGGTGGCGAGCAGTCGGGGCATATTATCTTTCTCGAACATAATAGTACCGGTGATGGATTGGTCAGCGCGTTGGGAATCCTCGCGGTGATGGTTGAGTCTCGCCAGCCGCTTTCCGAACTTGCCGGTGCGATGGAACACTATCCTCAGGTGTTGCTGAACATCCGCGTGCAGGAACGTCGCGATGTTACGGTGCTGCCGTTGGTGGCGTCCGCGATCGCTGATGTCGAAAGTACGTTGGGCGATCAAGGTCGAGTGTTGGTTCGCGCCTCAGGTACTGAACCGCTGATCCGCGTGATGGTGGAGGGCCAAAATGAGCAAGAGGTGCAGGCGCATGCCGAATCGATTGCCTCCGCTGTGCGAGATTCGGAGCCTGACGCGGGCTGA